In the genome of Myxococcus stipitatus, one region contains:
- a CDS encoding TerB family tellurite resistance protein, with translation MGQGKVLGVMLGLMVGLLIGNPWAIILLGVVGGIAGYRFDEMHSLPSESPDALADFPPLEPSSFASRGGPRDAASVQEESDAHLTRSLCALFVEVARADGEVRREEVREIRRYFEEALKYGPDSLEFVRGRLKDFIAHPPDLDDAAAACQEALPALERRRLLEALFELSLVDGSLQRSEREVLGRVGAALGLSDTEQQAVAAIHLGDASMHYEVLGLTPAASDSDVKRAFRRLAAELHPDKHAHLSGEDADEAARQFQEVRDAYEEIRRLRGL, from the coding sequence CATCGGCAACCCCTGGGCCATCATCCTGCTCGGCGTGGTGGGTGGCATCGCCGGGTACCGCTTCGACGAGATGCACTCCCTGCCCTCCGAGTCCCCGGACGCGCTCGCGGACTTCCCGCCGCTGGAGCCCTCCTCCTTCGCGAGCCGCGGGGGGCCGCGCGACGCCGCGTCCGTGCAGGAGGAGTCCGACGCGCACCTCACCCGCAGCCTGTGCGCCCTCTTCGTGGAGGTGGCGCGCGCCGACGGCGAGGTGCGCCGGGAGGAAGTGCGGGAGATTCGCCGCTACTTCGAGGAGGCCCTCAAGTACGGCCCGGACTCGCTCGAGTTCGTCCGGGGTCGGCTCAAGGACTTCATCGCCCATCCCCCCGACCTGGATGACGCCGCGGCCGCCTGCCAGGAGGCCCTCCCGGCGCTCGAGCGGCGCAGGCTGCTGGAGGCGCTCTTCGAGCTGTCCCTCGTGGATGGCTCCCTCCAGCGCTCCGAGCGCGAGGTGCTGGGCCGGGTGGGCGCGGCGCTGGGCCTGTCGGACACGGAGCAGCAGGCCGTGGCGGCCATCCACCTGGGCGACGCGTCGATGCACTACGAGGTGCTCGGGCTGACCCCCGCCGCCTCGGACTCCGACGTGAAGCGGGCCTTCCGCCGGCTCGCCGCCGAGCTGCACCCCGACAAGCACGCCCACCTGTCGGGCGAGGACGCCGACGAGGCCGCCCGCCAGTTCCAGGAGGTGCGCGACGCCTATGAGGAAATCCGGCGCCTGCGCGGGCTATAG